The Rhinoraja longicauda isolate Sanriku21f chromosome 17, sRhiLon1.1, whole genome shotgun sequence genome includes a region encoding these proteins:
- the rpp14 gene encoding ribonuclease P protein subunit p14 isoform X1 has product MFEVTSSILSCKIFGRMFSSGPRMMFGVFRRTLNLGQWHAGGTVVLQDNFLRSVHIQAGEKAELTRVFTQNDVFAFSELTGDTNPLHLSTDYAQTHRFEKPVVHGALVGGLISAVLGTKIPGCILLSQELRFLTPLHPGEEVLATVEIVKIKRSIAWIAVSCIIKENKTVILKGEVRVMLPEDKGENV; this is encoded by the coding sequence ATGTTCGAAGTAACTTCATCCATACTGAGTTGTAAGATTTTTGGAAGAATGTTTTCCAGTGGTCCAAGAATGATGTTTGGTGTATTCCGGAGAACATTGAACTTGGGCCAGTGGCATgcaggtggcactgtggtgctgcAAGACAATTTTCTCAGGTCTGTGCATATTCAAGCTGGAGAGAAAGCTGAACTTACCAGAGTATTTACCCAGAATGACGTATTTGCATTTTCAGAATTAACAGGCGATACTAATCCACTTCACCTGAGCACGGATTATGCCCAAACCCACAGGTTTGAAAAGCCAGTTGTGCACGGCGCTTTGGTTGGTGGGTTAATATCTGCAGTTCTGGGAACCAAAATACCTGGCTGCATTCTTCTGTCACAAGAGCTGCGTTTCCTCACGCCTCTGCATCCAGGGGAAGAGGTCCTGGCCACCGTGGAGATCGTCAAAATAAAGAGGTCCATTGCCTGGATTGCAGTGTCGTGTATTATCAAAGAAAATAAGACAGTCATTTTGAAAGGGGAGGTCAGGGTAATGCTGCCGGAAGATAAAGGTGAAAATGTGTAA